A single genomic interval of Nocardioides nitrophenolicus harbors:
- a CDS encoding glycoside hydrolase domain-containing protein produces the protein MPSRPVRVPRRRFHLPLLGTGTGVLVVLLALVLAPLGGTPTATTTDAPVDLAAKSTNPVTPGNFIGLGFDQCETQSQKNMDTWLEHSPFRAVGVYISGASRFCKTQKNLTPEWVATQLAKGWRILPITLGPQSSCVGRFPRYGAAIDPTIVNDTANAYAAARAQGSAEADSAVAAATALGIVPGSTLWYDLEGWGLSKGNQHCTEPALAFMSAWTARVRQLGYVSGVYSSAGSGIKILDDARLQGRADVTLPDRIWIARWDNVANTSTSYIAEDGWRPGHRVKQYQGGHNETWGGVTINIDRNWLELGDVAGYGCGGVKVSLKTYKKITPRKAKPRQVRALKCLLQGKGLYPGKMSKKYNKKLRAGIHAWQAQAGQKVKDSWTKKNWASLLGG, from the coding sequence ATGCCTTCCCGGCCCGTCCGCGTCCCCCGCCGCCGCTTCCATCTGCCCCTGCTCGGGACCGGGACGGGGGTCCTCGTCGTCCTGCTCGCGCTCGTGCTCGCCCCGCTGGGCGGCACGCCCACGGCCACGACCACCGACGCGCCCGTGGACCTGGCGGCGAAGTCGACGAACCCGGTGACGCCGGGCAACTTCATCGGCCTCGGCTTCGACCAGTGCGAGACCCAGTCGCAGAAGAACATGGACACCTGGCTCGAGCACTCCCCTTTCCGGGCGGTCGGCGTCTACATCTCCGGCGCCTCGCGCTTCTGCAAGACCCAGAAGAACCTGACCCCCGAGTGGGTCGCCACCCAGCTCGCCAAGGGCTGGCGGATCCTGCCGATCACGCTCGGCCCCCAGTCGAGCTGCGTCGGCCGGTTCCCGCGCTACGGCGCCGCCATCGACCCGACGATCGTCAACGACACCGCCAACGCGTACGCCGCCGCGCGGGCCCAGGGCTCCGCCGAGGCCGACAGCGCCGTCGCGGCCGCGACCGCGCTCGGCATCGTGCCCGGCAGCACCCTGTGGTACGACCTCGAGGGCTGGGGGCTGAGCAAGGGCAACCAGCACTGCACCGAGCCGGCCCTGGCGTTCATGAGCGCGTGGACCGCGCGGGTGCGCCAGCTGGGCTACGTCTCGGGCGTCTACTCCAGCGCGGGCTCCGGCATCAAGATCCTCGACGACGCCCGCCTGCAGGGCCGCGCCGACGTGACCCTGCCCGACCGGATCTGGATCGCCCGGTGGGACAACGTCGCGAACACCTCGACCAGCTACATCGCCGAGGACGGCTGGCGGCCGGGCCACCGGGTGAAGCAGTACCAGGGCGGCCACAACGAGACCTGGGGCGGCGTGACGATCAACATCGACCGCAACTGGCTCGAGCTCGGCGACGTGGCCGGCTACGGCTGCGGCGGCGTCAAGGTGAGCCTGAAGACGTACAAGAAGATCACCCCCCGCAAGGCCAAGCCGCGCCAGGTCCGCGCGCTGAAGTGCCTGCTGCAGGGCAAGGGGCTCTACCCGGGCAAGATGTCGAAGAAGTACAACAAGAAGCTGCGGGCGGGCATCCACGCCTGGCAGGCGCAGGCCGGGCAGAAGGTCAAGGACAGCTGGACCAAGAAGAACTGGGCTTCCCTGCTCGGCGGGTGA
- a CDS encoding PucR family transcriptional regulator, whose translation MGATLAEVLALPSFRAANTEVLVGDVERVQVRWVHSSEVFEMGALLAGGEVLLTTGLGLHGRTADHLASYVDQLADAGVAALALELGRTFFAVPEPILAAAHRRGLALLAFPTMVPFERMVEDFHELLVRRRVAAGGDAGDAGWRALTQVVIEGRGLRALLDEVSRLAGCAVELRDPDGQTVERSRIASVSAEAGVATPVRGASGPVGMLRLLGEESPDRLRLAEVAAHAVALEVGRGSGAGHRPGPAQSLVSDLVAGVVVARADVLRRLAALGWPPQEGRHLVVAAVEVDAAVPLTDAVAATEAAFHEDERGDPAVLVGVSGGQVVVVHRGGRRPVPAQVRDELVAARERLAARLPGRVLVAAATPVADPGDLAAAVGRARQVLRTARRYGRREGVVMERDVAAHRLVTSAVDPAVMRAFVREQIGPLVDHDREHRSELLRTLDAYLACSLSKARTADLLGIRRQSLYDRLARIERLLGVSLDEPDHRTGLGIALLGWRMRTGLDPQVGFGG comes from the coding sequence ATGGGAGCAACTCTCGCCGAGGTGCTGGCCCTCCCGTCGTTCCGGGCTGCCAACACCGAGGTGCTGGTCGGGGACGTCGAGCGGGTCCAGGTGCGCTGGGTGCACTCCTCGGAGGTGTTCGAGATGGGCGCCCTGCTCGCGGGCGGCGAGGTGCTGCTGACCACCGGGCTCGGCCTGCACGGGCGCACCGCCGACCACCTCGCGTCGTACGTCGACCAGCTGGCCGACGCGGGCGTGGCCGCCCTGGCCCTGGAGCTGGGCCGGACCTTCTTCGCCGTGCCCGAGCCGATCCTGGCCGCCGCCCACCGGCGTGGGCTGGCGCTGCTGGCGTTCCCCACGATGGTGCCCTTCGAGCGGATGGTCGAGGACTTCCACGAGCTCTTGGTGCGGCGCCGGGTCGCCGCGGGCGGGGACGCCGGGGACGCCGGGTGGCGGGCGCTGACCCAGGTCGTCATCGAGGGCCGCGGCCTGCGCGCGCTGCTCGACGAGGTGTCCCGGCTGGCCGGCTGTGCCGTCGAGCTGCGCGACCCCGACGGCCAGACCGTCGAGCGGAGCCGGATCGCGTCGGTGTCCGCGGAGGCGGGGGTCGCCACCCCGGTCCGGGGCGCGTCCGGCCCGGTCGGCATGCTCCGGCTGCTCGGCGAGGAGAGCCCGGACCGGCTCCGGCTCGCGGAGGTCGCCGCGCACGCCGTCGCCCTCGAGGTGGGCCGGGGGAGCGGGGCCGGGCACCGGCCGGGTCCCGCGCAGTCGCTGGTCTCCGACCTGGTGGCGGGGGTGGTGGTCGCCCGGGCCGACGTGCTGCGCCGGCTGGCCGCGCTCGGCTGGCCGCCCCAGGAGGGCCGGCACCTGGTGGTCGCGGCGGTCGAGGTGGACGCCGCCGTACCGCTGACCGATGCGGTGGCCGCCACCGAGGCGGCCTTCCACGAGGACGAGCGTGGAGATCCGGCGGTGCTGGTCGGGGTGAGCGGCGGGCAGGTCGTGGTGGTGCACCGCGGTGGCCGACGACCGGTGCCGGCCCAGGTCCGCGACGAGCTGGTGGCGGCCCGCGAGCGGCTGGCCGCCCGGCTGCCGGGGCGGGTGCTGGTCGCGGCCGCGACCCCGGTCGCCGATCCCGGCGACCTGGCCGCGGCGGTCGGCCGGGCCCGGCAGGTGCTGCGCACCGCCCGCCGCTACGGCCGGCGCGAGGGCGTGGTGATGGAGCGCGACGTGGCCGCGCACCGCCTGGTCACCTCGGCCGTCGACCCGGCGGTGATGCGGGCCTTCGTCCGCGAGCAGATCGGGCCGCTCGTCGACCACGACCGCGAGCACCGCAGCGAGCTGCTGCGCACCCTGGACGCCTATCTCGCCTGCTCGCTCTCCAAGGCCCGCACCGCCGACCTGCTGGGGATCCGCCGGCAGTCGCTCTACGACCGGCTGGCCCGGATCGAGCGGCTGCTCGGCGTCTCCCTGGACGAGCCCGACCACCGCACCGGCCTCGGCATCGCGCTGCTCGGCTGGCGGATGCGGACCGGGCTCGATCCGCAGGTCGGGTTCGGCGGCTGA
- a CDS encoding nucleoside deaminase, giving the protein MITDDDRRFLDLAIEQARIGWEEGGIPIGAALVHDGEVLAVGRNRRVQLGSAIRHGETDCIENAGRLPATVYRASTLYTTLSPCFMCAGTSVLYDIPRIVVGENHSFQASEEWLRSRGVVVDVLDDPTCRNLMEKMMAERPELWAEDIGEEA; this is encoded by the coding sequence ATGATCACCGACGACGACCGCAGGTTCCTCGACCTCGCGATCGAGCAGGCCCGGATCGGCTGGGAGGAGGGCGGCATCCCCATCGGCGCCGCGCTCGTCCACGACGGCGAGGTGCTCGCCGTCGGCCGCAACCGCCGGGTCCAGCTCGGCTCCGCGATCCGGCACGGCGAGACCGACTGCATCGAGAACGCCGGGCGGCTCCCGGCCACCGTCTACCGGGCGAGCACGCTCTACACGACGCTCTCCCCCTGCTTCATGTGCGCCGGGACGTCGGTGCTCTACGACATCCCGCGGATCGTCGTCGGCGAGAACCACAGCTTCCAGGCCTCCGAGGAGTGGCTGCGCTCGCGCGGCGTCGTGGTCGACGTGCTCGACGACCCCACCTGCCGGAACCTGATGGAGAAGATGATGGCCGAGCGGCCCGAGCTGTGGGCCGAGGACATCGGGGAGGAGGCGTGA
- the codB gene encoding cytosine permease gives MTAVQPGAATTEAVVDPDYPVTPVPAHARKSFVSLAVVLLGFTVFTPTMLAGAQLGSAFALGELIRVILLGSLVLGTYVALLGWIGANTGLTTVVMARYVLGHRGSKLGSILLGGTQIGWYGVVIGTIGDLTAQAFSWESDAAKAAVMILTSVLMCLTACYGYRGMYWVSAISTPLILILAFWVLFRSLDEVGGWSGLADVRPDGTMTMAVAITTVVGTFVSAGTQAPNWTRFARSGSQALVACVIGFLIGNGLMIFFGATGAMTFGQGDFVLVLYDLGLVTWGLVLLFGNLWKSNADTAYAFGVAGAELFEKPKKTPFVIYGSIIGTVLALVGVQNHLVDYLVLLGVFIPPLGGVIIGDYLARWRRGGMPEGEPLPALNVPNLAVYALASGIAWIAKETEFGVPPVIGVVLAACGSYAVGRAGLNRRLTTHP, from the coding sequence GTGACAGCCGTGCAGCCGGGCGCCGCGACCACCGAGGCCGTGGTCGACCCCGACTACCCGGTCACGCCGGTCCCCGCCCACGCCCGCAAGTCCTTCGTCTCCCTCGCGGTGGTCCTCCTCGGGTTCACCGTCTTCACCCCGACCATGCTGGCCGGCGCCCAGCTCGGCTCGGCGTTCGCGCTGGGCGAGCTGATCCGGGTCATCCTGCTCGGCTCGCTGGTCCTCGGCACGTACGTCGCGCTGCTCGGCTGGATCGGCGCCAACACCGGGCTGACCACCGTCGTGATGGCGCGCTACGTGCTCGGCCACCGTGGCAGCAAGCTCGGCTCGATCCTGCTCGGCGGCACCCAGATCGGCTGGTACGGCGTCGTCATCGGCACCATCGGCGACCTCACCGCGCAGGCGTTCTCGTGGGAGTCGGACGCCGCGAAGGCCGCGGTGATGATCCTGACCAGCGTGCTGATGTGCCTGACCGCCTGCTACGGCTACCGCGGCATGTACTGGGTCTCCGCCATCTCCACCCCGCTCATCCTGATCCTCGCCTTCTGGGTGCTCTTCCGCTCCCTCGACGAGGTCGGCGGCTGGTCCGGCCTCGCCGACGTCCGGCCCGACGGCACCATGACGATGGCCGTCGCCATCACCACCGTGGTCGGCACCTTCGTCTCCGCCGGCACCCAGGCCCCCAACTGGACCCGCTTCGCCCGCAGCGGCAGCCAGGCGCTGGTCGCCTGCGTGATCGGCTTCCTCATCGGCAACGGCCTGATGATCTTCTTCGGCGCCACCGGCGCGATGACCTTCGGCCAGGGCGACTTCGTCCTCGTGCTCTACGACCTCGGCCTGGTCACCTGGGGCCTGGTGCTGCTCTTCGGCAACCTGTGGAAGTCGAACGCCGACACGGCGTACGCCTTCGGGGTCGCCGGCGCCGAGCTGTTCGAGAAGCCCAAGAAGACGCCCTTCGTCATCTACGGCTCGATCATCGGCACCGTGCTCGCCCTGGTCGGCGTCCAGAACCACCTGGTCGACTACCTGGTCCTGCTCGGCGTCTTCATCCCGCCGCTCGGCGGCGTGATCATCGGCGACTACCTCGCCCGGTGGCGCCGCGGCGGGATGCCCGAGGGCGAGCCGCTGCCCGCCCTGAACGTCCCCAACCTCGCGGTCTACGCGCTCGCCAGCGGCATCGCGTGGATCGCCAAGGAGACCGAGTTCGGCGTGCCACCTGTCATCGGCGTCGTGCTGGCCGCGTGCGGCTCGTACGCCGTCGGGCGCGCCGGGCTCAACCGCCGGCTCACCACCCACCCCTGA
- the purQ gene encoding phosphoribosylformylglycinamidine synthase subunit PurQ translates to MKVGVVTFPGSLDDVDARRAVRLGGNEAVALWHGDADLKGVDAVILPGGFSYGDYLRCGAISRFAPVMELVVSAAEAGMPVLGICNGFQILCESHLLPGALIRNDHRRFVCRDQLLRIENAATPWTSAYAQGQEIRIVLKNGEGGFVADAETLARIEGEGQVVARYLELNPNGSLDDIAGVTNARGNVVGLMPHPEHAVEELTGSGVDGLGFFTSLVESAFA, encoded by the coding sequence GTGAAGGTCGGCGTCGTCACCTTCCCGGGCTCGCTCGACGATGTCGACGCCCGCCGCGCCGTCCGGCTCGGCGGCAACGAGGCCGTCGCCCTCTGGCACGGCGACGCCGACCTCAAGGGCGTCGACGCGGTGATCCTCCCCGGTGGCTTCTCCTACGGCGACTACCTGCGCTGCGGCGCCATCTCCCGGTTCGCCCCGGTGATGGAGCTCGTCGTCTCCGCGGCCGAGGCCGGGATGCCCGTGCTCGGCATCTGCAACGGCTTCCAGATCCTCTGCGAGTCCCACCTGCTGCCCGGCGCGCTGATCCGCAACGACCACCGCCGGTTCGTGTGCCGCGACCAGCTGCTGCGCATCGAGAACGCCGCCACGCCGTGGACCTCCGCCTACGCGCAGGGCCAGGAGATCCGGATCGTGCTCAAGAACGGCGAGGGCGGCTTCGTCGCCGACGCCGAGACACTGGCCCGGATCGAGGGCGAGGGGCAGGTCGTCGCGCGCTACCTCGAGCTCAACCCCAACGGCTCGCTCGACGACATCGCCGGCGTGACCAACGCCCGCGGGAATGTCGTCGGACTGATGCCGCACCCCGAGCACGCCGTCGAGGAGCTCACCGGCAGCGGGGTCGACGGCCTCGGGTTCTTCACCTCGCTCGTCGAGAGCGCGTTCGCCTGA
- the purS gene encoding phosphoribosylformylglycinamidine synthase subunit PurS: protein MARVVVAVMPKPEILDPQGKAVQGALPRLGFTGVTDVRQGKRFELELEGEVTDAVLAEVEKMAETLLSNPVIENYTVSVEQ from the coding sequence GTGGCCCGAGTCGTCGTTGCTGTCATGCCGAAGCCCGAGATCCTCGACCCCCAGGGGAAGGCCGTCCAGGGCGCACTGCCCCGGCTGGGCTTCACCGGCGTGACCGACGTACGCCAGGGCAAGCGGTTCGAGCTCGAGCTGGAGGGCGAGGTCACCGATGCCGTCCTCGCCGAGGTCGAGAAGATGGCCGAGACGCTGCTCTCGAACCCGGTCATCGAGAACTACACCGTGAGCGTCGAGCAGTGA
- a CDS encoding general stress protein: protein MSNPTPGAISRSLLTLEFPQSLAVYDDYATAQRTVDFLSDEGFPVQNCMIVGTDLKQVERITGRLTTGRVAAGGAMSGLWFGLFIGLLFSFFGTGSTLAIILSTTVMGIAFGVIFALAGYAFTRGQRDFSSVSSVVATRYEVLVEHKVAGQARELLAKLPGALPNPFA, encoded by the coding sequence ATGAGCAACCCGACCCCCGGCGCGATCTCGCGCTCCCTGCTGACGCTCGAGTTCCCCCAGTCCCTGGCCGTCTACGACGACTACGCGACCGCTCAGCGCACCGTCGACTTCCTCTCCGACGAGGGCTTCCCGGTGCAGAACTGCATGATCGTCGGCACCGACCTCAAGCAGGTGGAGCGGATCACCGGCCGCCTCACCACCGGCCGGGTCGCGGCGGGCGGCGCGATGAGCGGACTGTGGTTCGGCCTGTTCATCGGGCTGCTGTTCAGCTTCTTCGGCACCGGCAGCACCCTCGCGATCATCCTGTCGACCACGGTGATGGGCATCGCGTTCGGCGTGATCTTCGCGCTCGCCGGGTACGCCTTCACCCGGGGCCAGCGGGACTTCTCCTCGGTCAGCTCGGTGGTCGCCACCCGCTACGAGGTGCTGGTCGAGCACAAGGTGGCCGGCCAGGCCCGCGAGCTGCTCGCGAAGCTGCCGGGGGCGCTGCCGAACCCGTTCGCCTGA
- a CDS encoding APC family permease, translating to MDASPSRLPALEQALADPPSLPDVREQSALAGLARRRVRPIDLLGHSVAVVAPSASALSSPFLMQRVVGPGAWLSAVIGFALALLLSSVFSQYATRVAAPGSMYTWVTRSLGPRLGLLIATSMLLGYGALVTFGVSASVRHGTAAGESAGWGEVGVPVQLGLAVVVALVCVAISIRGVSVSTRVALSAEVLLVLSLVLLAATTFGREGLHLDGLLSLEGASPGRILLGASYVMSITVGFESSAALAAEAERPFLGVPRSLVGTVAISAALYALAYVATHAIVTGADARPRGPAQRWFPDDIDAHVADAVLEALLCVGYLTLALCALNALARVVFSLAREGLLPAAMGRTHRRWLSPYGALVAMAPVAVLPAFVAALTGNEIGSITSRLLGAAVLVLAIAYAVVALSVPVFLARLREVTWAPVVIALTAAALTTVVSVLDVVDDLDRGRWLACLLAALTLLVGTGWYAWLRRRRPATLAGMGIHDETIAADLLHR from the coding sequence ATGGACGCGTCCCCCTCCCGCCTGCCCGCGCTGGAGCAGGCGCTCGCCGATCCCCCGTCGCTGCCCGACGTCCGCGAGCAGTCCGCGCTCGCCGGGCTCGCCCGGCGCAGGGTGCGGCCGATCGACCTGCTGGGGCACTCCGTGGCCGTGGTGGCGCCGTCGGCGAGCGCGCTGTCCAGCCCCTTCCTCATGCAGCGGGTGGTCGGGCCGGGCGCCTGGCTCAGCGCCGTGATCGGCTTCGCGCTCGCGCTGCTGCTGTCGTCGGTGTTCTCGCAGTACGCCACCCGGGTGGCCGCCCCCGGCTCGATGTACACCTGGGTCACCCGCTCCCTCGGCCCGCGGCTCGGCCTGCTGATCGCCACCTCGATGCTGCTGGGCTACGGCGCCCTGGTCACCTTCGGCGTCTCGGCGAGCGTGCGGCACGGCACCGCCGCCGGGGAGAGCGCCGGCTGGGGCGAGGTCGGCGTGCCCGTCCAGCTGGGGCTCGCGGTCGTCGTCGCGCTGGTCTGCGTGGCGATCTCGATCCGCGGCGTGAGCGTCTCGACCCGGGTCGCGCTGAGCGCCGAGGTGCTGCTCGTGCTCAGCCTGGTCCTGCTGGCGGCGACCACCTTCGGCCGCGAGGGCCTGCACCTCGACGGCCTGCTGTCCCTGGAGGGCGCCAGCCCGGGCCGGATCCTGCTCGGGGCGTCGTACGTCATGTCGATCACGGTCGGCTTCGAGTCCTCCGCCGCCCTGGCCGCCGAGGCGGAGCGTCCGTTCCTCGGGGTGCCCCGCTCGCTGGTCGGGACGGTCGCCATCTCCGCGGCCCTCTACGCCCTCGCGTACGTCGCCACGCACGCCATCGTGACCGGCGCCGACGCGCGGCCGCGCGGCCCCGCGCAGCGCTGGTTCCCCGACGACATCGACGCCCACGTGGCCGACGCCGTCCTCGAGGCGCTGCTCTGCGTCGGCTACCTGACCCTCGCCCTGTGCGCCCTCAACGCCCTGGCCCGGGTGGTGTTCTCGCTGGCCCGCGAGGGTCTGCTGCCGGCCGCGATGGGCCGCACCCACCGGCGGTGGCTGTCGCCGTACGGCGCCCTCGTGGCGATGGCGCCGGTCGCGGTGCTGCCGGCGTTCGTCGCGGCGCTGACCGGCAACGAGATCGGCTCGATCACCTCGCGGCTGCTGGGGGCCGCGGTGCTGGTCCTGGCGATCGCGTACGCCGTGGTCGCGCTCTCGGTGCCGGTCTTCCTCGCCCGGCTGCGGGAGGTGACCTGGGCGCCGGTGGTGATCGCGCTGACCGCGGCCGCGCTGACCACGGTGGTGTCCGTGCTCGACGTCGTCGACGACCTCGACCGCGGCCGGTGGCTGGCCTGCCTGCTCGCCGCGCTGACCCTGCTCGTGGGCACCGGCTGGTACGCGTGGCTGCGGCGCCGGCGCCCCGCCACCCTGGCCGGGATGGGCATCCATGACGAGACCATCGCAGCGGACCTCCTGCACCGATGA
- a CDS encoding helix-turn-helix domain-containing protein gives MTERTPPQPGAPQFRGREPGALDHAFAILEEVARSGAGVSAREIAENLGLARATAYRLLKHLVQQEYLVRSPDLSGFALGQRVRDLAGAVGTPAEPELRG, from the coding sequence ATGACCGAGCGCACCCCACCGCAGCCCGGCGCCCCGCAGTTCCGCGGTCGCGAGCCCGGCGCGCTCGACCACGCCTTCGCGATCCTCGAGGAGGTCGCGCGCTCGGGCGCCGGGGTCTCGGCCCGGGAGATCGCCGAGAACCTCGGCCTCGCGCGGGCGACCGCCTACCGGCTGCTCAAGCACCTGGTGCAGCAGGAGTACCTGGTCCGCAGCCCCGACCTGTCCGGCTTCGCGCTCGGCCAGCGGGTGCGCGACCTCGCGGGCGCGGTCGGCACCCCCGCCGAGCCCGAGCTCCGGGGCTGA